Sequence from the Thermocaproicibacter melissae genome:
TCTTTAATTGTTGCTGATCTTGAAAAACTGGCGAAAGTCGCTCACAGCCACGGCGTTCCGCTGATTGTAGATAATACGTTCCCGACTCCGATTAACTGCCGTCCGTTTGAATTTGGGGCAGATATTGTCGTTCACTCCACCACGAAATATATGGACGGGCACGCGGTGCAGCTCGGTGGCGTTATCGTTGACAGCGGAAACTTCAACTGGGATAACGGAAAATTCCCTGATTTGACGGAGCCGGATGAATCGTATCACGGCGTGGTATATGCAAAGGACTTCGGAAAAGCTGCTTACATTACCAAAGCCCGCGTCCACATGATGCGCGATATTGGAGCTCAGGCTGCCCCGATGAATGCATTCCTTCTAAACCTTGGCCTTGAAACGCTGGCACTTCGCATGGAACGTCACTGCTCCAATGCCCTTGCGGTAGCGAAATTCCTGGAGCAAAACGAAAAGGTCGAGTGGGTAAATTACCCGGACCTTGAAAGCAGCAAATACCATGCTTTGGCGAAAAAATATATGCCAAACGGAACAAGCGGCGTTATTTCCTTTGGCGTAAAGGGCGGACGCGAGGGCGCAGTACGCTTTATGGAGGGCCTAAAGCTTGCTTCCATTGTAACGCATGTTGCTGACCTGCGTACCTGCGTCCTTCACCCAGCCAGCACAACACACCGTCAGTTGACTGATGAGCAGCTAGATGCAGCAGGAATCAGCCCGAACATGATTCGCCTTTCCGTAGGAATCGAGAATCCGAAGGATATTCTTGAAGACATCGAGACTGCCCTGAAAGGCGTCTAAAACCAGACAAAAAACGGGAGCGGATTTCCGCTCCCGTTTGCTTTTTGTTTGTTATGTTTGTGCGTTGTCCGCTTTGCGTCGCGACGGACGGCGCTCGGAAAGATAAATGGCGGCAAAGATGATTGCGCAGCCAAAGAAGGTGCGAACCGTCATGGATTCCTTCAAGAACACAATGCCGCAAAGAGTCCCGAATACCGATTCGAGTGACATAATCAGTGAAGCCTGAGAAGACTCCACGAATTTTTGGCATACATTCTGCAGAAGGAATGCCACGGTTGTGCTGAAAACAGCAACATACAAAAGGGAAAGAATCGAATCAAAGCTGACAGCAGTTGGAAACGGCTCAAACAGCAACGCTGCCGGAAGGGTCAAAACAACGGTAACAGCGGACTGAATAATCGTAATAAGTATAGGGTCACCATTCTCGGTAAAAATATCAATTGCGAGGATTTGCATAGCAAAAGCAACACCGCAGAGCAGGGAAAGAAGGTCTCCCAAACTCATAACTAGACCACTTTTTAGGGAGAGAAGCCCAACGCCGAAAAAGCACAGAAGAGCGGATACAACATTGTAGACGCTCGGTTTCTTTTTTTGCACAATCCACGCGAAAAACGGAACCAAAACGCAGTACACCGCCGTTAAAAACGCGTTGTTTCCGGCGGTTGTCCTTTGAACCCCGTAGGTCTGAAGTTCAAAGGCAAGAGCATTGAGAAATCCGATAATTAACCCGCCGATTCGTTCTGTGCGGCCGATTCGCAGCAGCCTTTTATGAAAGACAAGACTGAGAATTACAGTAGCTATCGCAAAACGAATCGCGATAATATAAGACGGAGAAATTTCGGTTGATGCGTCTTTTACGACAACGAAGGCACTTCCCCAGACGATCGTAATAAAGAACAGCCCGAGTTTTGCCCAAAGCGGTTTGTTCTGAATTTTTATCAAGCAATACACCCCGAGTAAAAATGTATAATTATTATATCACGGGTTCGGAATTGCCGCAATCCACGACAGAAATCGCGCAGGTTTGCGGTCAAATTGTAAATTTTCGGAGAGGGCATAAATACAATCTTTTCTATGGATTGCAATTGTGGTATAATAACCGCGTGGCAGTCACAGCCGGTCGGCTTTCTTCCTGTGCCATGCGGCGCAGAAAAAGACCGGAAATTTTCTGTGCATAGACGTGGTGCGGCTGCGCTCAGACCTGAAAACTGCTTTTGGAGATGAATCGTTAATGGCAGAAATTGAGCGGCGTTCCGTCTGCGACGGCGTCTGGTTTAGAAGTATCCGCGACAGTCGTTTTAAAACCGTGCGAATATCTATACATTTTTTCCGGCCGTTGGAGCGTGATACGGTCAGCGAAAATGCAATCCTGCCGTTCTTGCTCACACGCGCAAGCCGGCAGTATCCGGATTATACAAAACTGAACGAGCATCTTGCCGAACTCTATGGTGCCGAGCTCGATGCAGATGTACAAAAGTTAGGCGATTTGCAGGTCCTTTCGATTTCCATTACGGGCCTTGCCGATCGTTATGCGCTTTGCGGTGAAAAATTATCAAGTGAGTATTCACGTCTGCTTTGCAGCTTGCTGTTTGACCCGCTTCTTGTGGATGGAATGTTCCCGGAAGACGGATTTGAGCAGGAAAAACGCCAGATGTCCGAAACGCTGGATGCGGAATTTAACGACAAGCGGCTGTATGCACTCCGCCGCTGCGAAGAAATTATGTGCTCCGGCGAACCGTATGGAATCGGCCGCTACGGTACAAAAAAAGATATCCAGGCAATAAAGCGGGAAAACCTGACTCAGGTCTGGCAGAGCATGATTCACAGTGCACAGGCAGAAATTATTGTGCTTGGCGATTGTGACCCGGAACCTGTATTTAAGGATTTCTCCGATGCATTTTTAAATGTGGGACGAGCCTTCAAGGTCGTACCCTGCAGTAAAGTAATTAAAACAGTCGATTGCCCCAAAGAGGAGACCGAAACAACGGATGTTGCGCAGTCAAAGCTCGTCATGGGATTCCGGGCAGGGTGTGCAGAACCGGATAAAATGGTGCCCGCCATGAAGCTGATGAGCGCACTCTATGGCGGAACACCGAATTCAAAGCTTTTCCTCAATGTCCGTGAGAAAATGAGCCTTTGCTACTACTGCAGCTCCATGTTCAACCCGATGAAGGGCCTTCTTATGGTGCAGAGCGGCGTGGAAAATACAAATATTGAGCGAGCAAAGAATGAAATTCTCAAACAACTCGAAGAGGTAAAGAAAAACAACTTTACAGATGACGATTTGCAGGCGGCAAAGCTTAGCCTGTGCAACAGTTACCACACCGTTGCAGATTCACTCGATAGTTTGGAAGGCTGGTATCTTTCCAAAACTTTTTCAGATCCTAGCCGCACACCGGAGCAGGAAGCAGCCATGATTACTGCTGTAACTCGGGAAGAACTGGTCGAGGCAGCAAATAAAGTTGTGCTCGATACGGTTTATCGGCTGACGGGAATCGAGGCGAAGCAGTAATGACAACAGAAAATAAAATTAAAGAAGTACGCAACGACAGATGCGGCGATCGCTATTTTGAGATTCAGCATTCGTCGGGTCTGCGCATTTATTTATATCCAAAAGAAAAACACAATTCCACCTATGCGGTGTTTGGAACAAAATATGGTTCCATTGATAATTGCTTCCAGGCAACCGGCGACAAAGAGCCACAGTGCGTGCCAAGCGGAATTGCTCACTACCTGGAGCACAAAATGTTTGAAAGCGAAGACGGTGACGCATTTGCACGCTACGCCAAAACCGGAGCCAGCGCAAATGCCTACACGTCTTTTGACATGACATGCTATCTCTTTTCCTGCACAGAGAATGTTTATGAAGCGCTCGAGATTCTGCTGGACTTTGTACAGTCACCATACTTTACAGAGAAGACAGTGCAAAAAGAACAGGGAATCATCGGGCAGGAAATCCGGATGTATGACGACAACCCTCAGTGGCGCGTCATGTTTAATCTGCTCAAAGCATTGTACCATAACCATCCGGTGAAAATTGATATTGCCGGTACGATCGAGAGCATCGCGCAAATAACACCCGAATTGCTTTACAAGTGCTATAATACTTTTTACAATCTCAATAATATGGCACTTTGCGTGGCGGGTAATATTGATCCCGAGCGCGTTCTTGCGCTTTGCGATAAAATGCTGAAACCTTCTCCGCCGTCAAAGGTACAGAGAATTTTCGAGCCGGAGCCGGAAACGATTGTGCAGCCGAGAATAGAACAGAGCCTTTCTGTTGCGGTTCCATTGTTTGAACTCGGCTTCAAGGAATCCGTTGCCAACGGAAGAGCGAATGTTCAGCAATTGGCAGCGACTGATATTCTTCTGGAGGCACTGGCTTCTCCGGCATCTCCTCTTTACCGCAGCCTTCTCGATGATGGACTTATCAATGAAGCGTCTTTCAGCCATGAGTATTTTGAAGGCCCAGGCTTCGCTTCGGTGATTTTTTCGGGAGAGTCTGCAGACCCCGATGCG
This genomic interval carries:
- a CDS encoding O-acetylhomoserine aminocarboxypropyltransferase/cysteine synthase family protein gives rise to the protein MGYRIDTNCIHAGYEPKNGEPRVLPIVQSTTYKYDTAQAMGDLFDLKADGFFYTRIGNPTLDAVEKKIAALEGGVGALLTSSGMAASLLAVWNICHSGDHIVCSEAIYGGTFNLFNKTLREMGVDCTFVSPDSSEEELNAAFQDNTRCFFAETLSNPSLIVADLEKLAKVAHSHGVPLIVDNTFPTPINCRPFEFGADIVVHSTTKYMDGHAVQLGGVIVDSGNFNWDNGKFPDLTEPDESYHGVVYAKDFGKAAYITKARVHMMRDIGAQAAPMNAFLLNLGLETLALRMERHCSNALAVAKFLEQNEKVEWVNYPDLESSKYHALAKKYMPNGTSGVISFGVKGGREGAVRFMEGLKLASIVTHVADLRTCVLHPASTTHRQLTDEQLDAAGISPNMIRLSVGIENPKDILEDIETALKGV
- a CDS encoding DMT family transporter, translated to MIKIQNKPLWAKLGLFFITIVWGSAFVVVKDASTEISPSYIIAIRFAIATVILSLVFHKRLLRIGRTERIGGLIIGFLNALAFELQTYGVQRTTAGNNAFLTAVYCVLVPFFAWIVQKKKPSVYNVVSALLCFFGVGLLSLKSGLVMSLGDLLSLLCGVAFAMQILAIDIFTENGDPILITIIQSAVTVVLTLPAALLFEPFPTAVSFDSILSLLYVAVFSTTVAFLLQNVCQKFVESSQASLIMSLESVFGTLCGIVFLKESMTVRTFFGCAIIFAAIYLSERRPSRRKADNAQT
- the yfmH gene encoding EF-P 5-aminopentanol modification-associated protein YfmH gives rise to the protein MTTENKIKEVRNDRCGDRYFEIQHSSGLRIYLYPKEKHNSTYAVFGTKYGSIDNCFQATGDKEPQCVPSGIAHYLEHKMFESEDGDAFARYAKTGASANAYTSFDMTCYLFSCTENVYEALEILLDFVQSPYFTEKTVQKEQGIIGQEIRMYDDNPQWRVMFNLLKALYHNHPVKIDIAGTIESIAQITPELLYKCYNTFYNLNNMALCVAGNIDPERVLALCDKMLKPSPPSKVQRIFEPEPETIVQPRIEQSLSVAVPLFELGFKESVANGRANVQQLAATDILLEALASPASPLYRSLLDDGLINEASFSHEYFEGPGFASVIFSGESADPDAVAERIKEEIQRIRREGIGKEAFRRAKNAVYGRNLMALNDVGVIANTMLSLSFADRELFSYIDAVAEADEDSVLARLDVQLNPENSAISIVKPIR
- the yfmF gene encoding EF-P 5-aminopentanol modification-associated protein YfmF; protein product: MAEIERRSVCDGVWFRSIRDSRFKTVRISIHFFRPLERDTVSENAILPFLLTRASRQYPDYTKLNEHLAELYGAELDADVQKLGDLQVLSISITGLADRYALCGEKLSSEYSRLLCSLLFDPLLVDGMFPEDGFEQEKRQMSETLDAEFNDKRLYALRRCEEIMCSGEPYGIGRYGTKKDIQAIKRENLTQVWQSMIHSAQAEIIVLGDCDPEPVFKDFSDAFLNVGRAFKVVPCSKVIKTVDCPKEETETTDVAQSKLVMGFRAGCAEPDKMVPAMKLMSALYGGTPNSKLFLNVREKMSLCYYCSSMFNPMKGLLMVQSGVENTNIERAKNEILKQLEEVKKNNFTDDDLQAAKLSLCNSYHTVADSLDSLEGWYLSKTFSDPSRTPEQEAAMITAVTREELVEAANKVVLDTVYRLTGIEAKQ